One region of Juglans microcarpa x Juglans regia isolate MS1-56 chromosome 7S, Jm3101_v1.0, whole genome shotgun sequence genomic DNA includes:
- the LOC121240825 gene encoding uncharacterized protein LOC121240825: MDAESWIERLEQIFKALYCTDDQKVTYAAFNLTDAANKWCKSTLALLQMELGDGVSITWECFRKIFLERFFPQTLRESRARQFADLTQGTMTVDQYATKFIELSRFASYLIPNKEKKAEKFERGLNRRIRELVHTLRNRSFTELVTHATIVEEDIQESIDYNNQRK; encoded by the coding sequence ATGGATGCAGAGAGCTGGATTGAACGATTGGAGCAGATCTTCAAGGCACTTTATTGCACAGACGATCAGAAGGTGACTTATGCTGCCTTTAACTTAACAGATGCGGCAAACAAGTGGTGCAAGTCAACACTAGCACTTTTGCAGATGGAACTAGGAGATGGAGTCTCAATCACATGGGAGTGTTTTAGGAAGATATTTTTGGAGCGTTTCTTTCCTCAGACTCTTCGCGAGTCTAGGGCCCGTCAGTTTGCAGATCTTACCCAGGGAACAATGACAGTAGACCAATATGCTACCAAATTCATAGAATTGTCCCGTTTCGCCAGTTACTTAATTCCTAATAAGgaaaagaaagctgaaaagTTTGAGCGTGGTCTAAATCGCAGGATTAGGGAGCTTGTACATACTCTCAGGAATCGGAGTTTCACGGAACTGGTCACCCATGCTACCATTGTTGAAGAAGACATTCAAGAAAGTATCGACTACAATAATCAAAGGAAGtga